One Spinacia oleracea cultivar Varoflay chromosome 4, BTI_SOV_V1, whole genome shotgun sequence DNA segment encodes these proteins:
- the LOC130459611 gene encoding uncharacterized protein produces the protein MECCYSIMPLVVAETLLSADELKKDAKSEIFKGSPLLLQVWLMERLWLLEAPADPKRYRPIALGNRKYLHQGQNEAEWASYFTHGICSIKWVVPWWGLTNMTGGSEALVYVSLLGLSRPIYIFPYRVMRQYGLRQTIPFFDTVPPKVAVFSEARVQAWAKYYGGLPRWTVATDGFVGLSENYKLWMSSDDKVVRTKARNEEPSELLIPRGRAKYESRDAANPCDHGIKTVKAHPDRKRKEVPPRSSSRPKKVPNMKGPAVHKRNASSRGDRRRNNVWVRKVQPLVEPVANPIDVDNPSPPIVCALEAERAIAVQTENVSEALASLEVSVKEPVLMEIDIGPAQKPVEVDPANIAL, from the exons atggagtgttgttattccattatgccgttggttgttgccgagaccttgctgagtgcggatgagttaaagaaggatgccaagtctgaaatttttaaggggagccccctattgctgcag gtttggctcatggaacggcTCTGGCTTTTAGAAGCTCCCGCCGATCCTAAacgttatcgccctatagccttgggtaaccgaaagtatttgcaccaaggccagaacgaggccgagtgggcctcctattttactcatggcatatgctctattaagtgggtggtaccgtggtggggtttgactaatatgacggggggttccgaggcattagtttatgtttctttgttggggttatctcggcccatttacatctttccttaccgagtcatgcgacagtacggcttaaggcagactatcccgtttttcgatacggtaccacctaaagtagcggtcttttccgaagcgcgggttcaagcgtgggctaagtattatggtggcctcccgcgttggaccgtggccaccgatggctttgtgggtctttctgaaaactacaagttgtggatgagttccgatgataaggttgtgagaactaaggctcgaaatgaagagccgtctgagcttttgatacctcgaggtagggctaagtatgagagtCGTGATGCTGCTAATCCTTgtgaccatggtattaagactgtaaaagctcatcctgatcgaaagcgaaaggaagttcctccccgttccagttctaggcctaaaaaggtgcctaacatgaaggggcctgctgttcacaaaagaaatgcaagctctcgtggagatcgtcgccggaataatgtatgggttaggaaagttcagcccctagtagaaccagtggctaatccaattgatgttgataatccttcccctcccattgtttgtgcccttgaggctgagcgggctatagctgttcaaaccgaaaatgtttctgaggccttggcatccttggaagttagtgtcaaggagcctgttcttatggagattgatatagggccagcgcagaagcctgtggaggtggaccctgcgaacattgccctctaa